In Streptomyces sp. NBC_00414, a single window of DNA contains:
- a CDS encoding NTP transferase domain-containing protein: MTEFEPPSAPGSPDASGSSDALGTDGHDAVVLAGGAARRLGGADKPGVRVGGRALLDRVLAACSGAAVTVVVAEPRPTARPVEWAREDPPGGGPLAALDAGLRHTTAEYLVVLSADLPFLDRETVRRLLTALHESGGDGVLLTDPGGRDQPLVAAYRRSALRRELAALRAEHGELTGLPLRRLTGALELTRITDSVASFDCDTWDDIAAARARIREHGHVLDEWITAVKDELGLDLDVDTGILLDLARDAAHGVARPAAPLTTFLVGYAAGRAEGGPEAVAEASRKATALALRWAAEAASDADATATPPGPAGAARPDAG, encoded by the coding sequence GTGACCGAGTTCGAGCCACCCAGCGCACCCGGTTCCCCCGACGCGTCCGGTTCCTCCGACGCCCTCGGTACGGACGGCCATGACGCCGTCGTACTCGCCGGGGGCGCCGCCCGCCGCCTCGGCGGCGCGGACAAACCGGGCGTCCGCGTGGGGGGCCGCGCTCTGCTCGACCGGGTGCTGGCCGCCTGCTCCGGCGCGGCCGTCACCGTGGTCGTCGCGGAACCCCGGCCCACCGCGCGCCCTGTGGAGTGGGCGCGCGAGGACCCGCCCGGCGGGGGCCCGCTCGCCGCGCTGGACGCCGGCCTGCGGCACACCACCGCCGAGTACCTCGTCGTACTCTCCGCCGACCTGCCGTTCCTGGACCGGGAGACGGTGCGAAGGCTGCTGACCGCCCTTCACGAGAGCGGCGGCGACGGCGTGTTGCTCACCGACCCCGGCGGCCGGGACCAGCCCCTCGTGGCCGCGTACCGCCGTTCCGCGCTGCGCCGCGAACTGGCCGCCCTGCGCGCCGAACACGGCGAACTGACCGGTCTGCCGCTGCGGCGGCTCACCGGCGCGCTCGAACTGACCCGTATCACCGACTCCGTCGCGTCCTTCGACTGCGACACCTGGGACGACATCGCCGCCGCCCGGGCACGTATCAGGGAGCATGGGCACGTGTTGGATGAATGGATTACCGCAGTCAAGGACGAACTGGGCCTCGACCTGGACGTCGACACCGGCATCCTGCTCGACCTCGCCCGCGACGCCGCCCACGGCGTGGCCCGACCGGCGGCACCGCTGACGACGTTCCTCGTCGGTTACGCGGCGGGCCGGGCCGAGGGAGGCCCCGAAGCGGTCGCCGAAGCCTCCCGCAAGGCGACGGCTCTGGCGCTGCGCTGGGCCGCGGAGGCGGCGTCCGACGCCGACGCCACGGCGACCCCGCCGGGCCCGGCCGGTGCCGCCCGCCCGGACGCCGGATGA
- a CDS encoding NAD(P)H-quinone oxidoreductase produces the protein MRAITIPEPGGPEALVWDEVPDPVPGEGEVLVEVVASAVNRADLLQRQGFYDPPPGASPYPGLECSGRVAALGPGTSGWEVGDEVCALLSGGGYAEKVVVPAGQLLPVPEGVDLDKAAALPEVSCTVWSNVFMISHLRPGETLLVHGGSSGIGTMAIQLAKAVGAKVAVTAGSKAKLDFCAELGADVLVNYREQDFVEEIKAATDGVGADVILDNMGAKYLDRNVTALAANGRLAIIGMQGGAKGELNIGALLSKRGAVTATSLRARPAGEKAAIVAAVREHVWPLIAGGHVRPIVDQELPMSDAAAAHRVLEESSHIGKVLLTLA, from the coding sequence ATGCGAGCGATCACTATTCCTGAACCTGGTGGGCCCGAGGCGCTGGTGTGGGACGAGGTCCCGGACCCGGTGCCCGGCGAGGGCGAAGTGCTGGTCGAGGTGGTGGCGAGCGCGGTGAACCGCGCCGATCTGCTCCAGCGGCAGGGCTTCTACGACCCACCGCCCGGCGCGTCCCCGTACCCGGGGCTCGAATGCTCCGGACGGGTCGCCGCGCTCGGACCCGGTACCTCGGGCTGGGAGGTCGGGGACGAGGTGTGCGCGCTGCTCTCGGGCGGCGGGTACGCCGAGAAGGTGGTCGTCCCGGCCGGGCAGCTGCTGCCCGTGCCCGAGGGCGTCGACCTCGACAAGGCCGCCGCGCTGCCCGAGGTGTCCTGCACGGTCTGGTCCAACGTCTTCATGATCTCCCACCTGCGCCCCGGCGAGACGCTGCTGGTGCACGGTGGATCGAGCGGTATCGGCACCATGGCGATCCAGCTGGCCAAGGCCGTCGGCGCGAAGGTGGCCGTCACCGCGGGCAGCAAGGCGAAGCTGGACTTCTGCGCGGAGCTGGGCGCGGACGTGCTCGTCAACTACCGCGAGCAGGACTTCGTCGAGGAGATCAAGGCCGCCACCGACGGGGTGGGGGCCGACGTCATCCTCGACAACATGGGCGCGAAGTATCTCGACCGCAATGTCACCGCGCTCGCCGCCAACGGGCGTCTCGCGATCATCGGCATGCAGGGCGGCGCCAAGGGCGAGCTGAACATCGGCGCGCTGCTGAGCAAGCGGGGCGCTGTCACCGCGACCTCGCTGCGGGCTCGGCCGGCCGGTGAGAAGGCGGCGATCGTCGCGGCCGTACGGGAGCATGTGTGGCCGTTGATCGCGGGCGGGCATGTGCGGCCGATCGTCGACCAGGAGCTGCCGATGAGTGACGCGGCCGCTGCGCATCGGGTGCTGGAGGAGAGCAGCCATATCGGGAAGGTGCTGCTCACGCTTGCCTGA
- a CDS encoding molybdopterin molybdotransferase MoeA, with protein MTASGQYEEVDFDVEEALALVKEGGAPVPDHSGSTGASRPAHTPPAEAGSRQDDAAGQHAATPWQRARAIAGRAPRRPDTPVSVTLDAALGLVLAAPLAALSDLPSFDTSAMDGWAVAGPGPWDVRAEGVLAGHHRPERLTDGEAVRIATGARIPLDTSAVIRSEHGRTDEKDRLYATRDVVHGQDIRPRGQECRSGDPLLPLGTLVTPAVLGLAAAAGYDTVAALPRPRAEVLVLGDELLTEGLPHDGLIRDALGPMLPPWLRALGAEVIAVRRLGDDAEALRKALKNSDADLVVTTGGTAAGPVDHVHPILGRLGAELLVDGVEVRPGHPMLLARLKENQYLVGLPGNPLAAVSGLLTLAEPLLRTLAGRTAPEPYTLPLKDTVHGHPYDTRLIPVALRGDRAVPLHYNGPAMLRGIAVADALAVVPPGGARPGQELEILDLPWAMAGIEVCFT; from the coding sequence ATGACCGCCTCGGGGCAGTACGAGGAGGTCGACTTCGACGTCGAAGAGGCCCTCGCCCTGGTCAAGGAAGGCGGTGCCCCGGTGCCCGACCACTCCGGATCCACCGGAGCCTCCCGTCCGGCGCACACCCCGCCCGCGGAAGCCGGGAGCCGGCAGGACGACGCCGCCGGGCAGCACGCCGCCACGCCCTGGCAGCGGGCCCGCGCCATCGCCGGGCGGGCCCCCCGCCGTCCGGACACCCCTGTCTCCGTCACCCTGGACGCCGCGCTGGGCCTCGTCCTCGCCGCCCCGCTGGCCGCGCTCTCCGACCTCCCGTCCTTCGACACGTCCGCGATGGACGGCTGGGCGGTCGCCGGCCCCGGCCCGTGGGACGTACGGGCCGAGGGTGTGCTCGCGGGTCACCACCGGCCCGAGCGGCTCACCGACGGCGAGGCGGTCCGGATCGCCACCGGGGCGCGGATCCCGCTGGACACCTCCGCCGTGATCCGCAGTGAGCACGGCCGCACCGACGAGAAGGACCGGCTGTACGCGACCCGGGACGTCGTGCACGGGCAGGACATCCGCCCCCGCGGCCAGGAGTGCCGCTCCGGCGACCCCCTGCTGCCGCTCGGCACGCTGGTCACCCCGGCGGTTCTCGGCCTCGCCGCCGCCGCCGGTTACGACACCGTCGCCGCCCTCCCCCGGCCGCGCGCGGAGGTCCTGGTCCTGGGCGACGAGTTGCTCACCGAGGGACTGCCCCACGACGGCCTGATCCGGGACGCGCTCGGGCCGATGCTGCCGCCCTGGCTGCGTGCGCTCGGTGCGGAGGTCATCGCGGTGCGCAGGCTGGGCGACGACGCCGAAGCCTTGCGCAAGGCACTCAAGAACTCCGACGCCGACCTCGTCGTCACGACCGGCGGCACCGCCGCCGGCCCCGTGGACCACGTCCACCCCATCCTCGGCCGCCTCGGCGCCGAGCTTTTGGTGGACGGCGTAGAGGTGCGCCCCGGCCACCCGATGCTCCTGGCCCGGCTCAAGGAGAACCAGTACCTCGTCGGGCTGCCCGGAAATCCGCTCGCGGCGGTCTCCGGCCTCCTCACCCTCGCCGAGCCGTTGCTGCGCACCCTCGCGGGACGCACGGCCCCGGAGCCGTACACGCTGCCCCTCAAGGACACCGTGCACGGCCACCCGTACGACACCCGGCTGATTCCCGTCGCTCTGCGCGGGGACCGGGCCGTGCCGCTGCACTACAACGGGCCGGCCATGCTGCGGGGGATCGCGGTGGCCGACGCGCTCGCGGTCGTTCCGCCCGGCGGCGCACGGCCGGGTCAGGAGCTTGAGATCCTCGACCTGCCCTGGGCCATGGCCGGGATCGAGGTGTGTTTCACGTGA
- a CDS encoding potassium channel family protein: MFHVKLPGHDAIARQADERLITHRVSLPRQRVERPILQVTKRVLMALLVLVGTAFIVYLDRDGYTDNSDKSVDLLDAFYYATVTLSTTGYGDITPVSDGARLTNIFLITPLRVLFLIILVGTTLEVLTERTREEWRLNRWRTALREHTVVIGFGTKGRSAIQTVCATGLKKEQVVVVDPSSKVIEAATADGYAGVVGDATRSDVLLRAEVQRARQIIIATQRDDTAVLVTLTARQLNRKAKIVAAVREEENAPLLKQSGADAVITSASAAGRLLGLSVLSPSAGMVMEDLIQQGSGLDMTERPVIKAEVGKGVREIEDLVVSVVRGHRVLGYDDPAIGKVQLTDRLITIVRVSPHSQVAPDMKPLPQD, encoded by the coding sequence GTGTTTCACGTGAAACTTCCGGGCCACGACGCGATCGCCCGCCAGGCGGACGAACGGCTGATCACCCATCGGGTGTCACTGCCCCGCCAACGGGTGGAACGCCCCATCCTCCAGGTCACCAAACGCGTCCTCATGGCGCTGCTGGTGCTGGTGGGCACGGCGTTCATCGTCTATCTCGACCGGGACGGTTACACCGACAACTCCGACAAGTCGGTCGACCTGCTCGATGCCTTCTACTACGCGACCGTCACGCTCTCCACCACCGGATACGGCGACATCACCCCGGTCAGTGACGGCGCCCGCTTGACCAATATCTTCCTGATCACGCCTCTGCGCGTGCTCTTCCTGATCATCCTGGTCGGCACCACTCTCGAAGTTCTCACCGAACGGACCCGGGAGGAGTGGCGACTGAACCGCTGGAGGACCGCTTTGAGGGAGCACACCGTTGTCATCGGGTTCGGCACGAAAGGCCGCTCGGCGATTCAGACCGTGTGCGCGACGGGGCTGAAGAAGGAGCAGGTCGTGGTCGTCGACCCCAGCTCCAAGGTGATCGAGGCGGCGACGGCCGACGGGTACGCGGGTGTGGTCGGCGACGCCACGCGCAGTGACGTGCTGCTGCGGGCCGAGGTGCAGCGGGCCCGGCAGATCATCATCGCGACGCAGCGCGACGACACCGCCGTGCTGGTCACGCTGACCGCCCGGCAGCTCAACCGCAAGGCGAAGATCGTGGCCGCCGTGCGCGAGGAGGAGAACGCACCGCTGCTGAAGCAGTCCGGCGCCGACGCGGTCATCACCAGCGCGAGTGCGGCAGGCCGCCTCCTCGGGCTGTCCGTGCTCAGCCCCAGCGCGGGCATGGTCATGGAGGACCTCATCCAGCAGGGCAGTGGGCTCGACATGACCGAGCGACCCGTCATAAAGGCCGAGGTCGGCAAGGGCGTACGGGAGATCGAGGACCTGGTGGTCAGTGTCGTACGAGGACATCGGGTGCTCGGCTACGACGACCCGGCCATCGGGAAGGTGCAGTTGACGGACCGCCTGATCACCATCGTGCGGGTCAGCCCCCACAGCCAGGTCGCACCGGACATGAAGCCGCTGCCGCAGGACTGA